The region CATTTTTAATAAAATAAAAATCAAATTTACAAAGTAATTATCTTTGTAAAAAATAAAGAAACTACTTTTATGTTAGATTGTACCATTGAAAATTCTTGGAAATCATTTTTTGATACAGAAACCCCAAAAGATTATTTTAAAAAAATAGAACAAAATGTACTTTCTGAATATGAAAATCACATTTGTTTTCCGCCAAAAGAATTAATTTTCAATGCCTTCCATCAATGTGATTTATCTAATTTAAAAGTTGTCATACTAGGGCAAGATCCTTATCATGGAACAGGAGAGGCACATGGATTAGCCTTTTCAGTTCTCGAAGGAATTGCTATTCCTCCCAGTTTAAAAAATATATTCATTGAAATTCAAAATTCACAAAACGCTGTGTTTTTTCCAACTTCGGGAAATTTAGAACACTGGGCCAAACAAGGTGTTTTATTGTTGAATGCAACTTTAACGGTTCGAAAAGATCTTGCAAATAGTCATAAACATATTCCTTGGCAACAATTTACTGATCGCGTGATTGAATACATTTCAAAGGAGAAAGAAGATATTATTTTTTTGCTTTGGGGAAGTTTTGCTCAAAAAAAGAAAAAATTAATAGATACGACTAAACATGTTGTTTTAGAAAGTGGACATCCATCACCCTTAAGCGCTAATAGAGGGTTGTGGTTTGGTAACAATCATTTTAACCTGACTAACGAAATACTTAAAAAACAAGGAAAACCCGAAATAGAATGGTGATTATAATCTAAGAATTCCTAAAATTTCCTCACCTAAAAATGGCCCACCAGGGTAATGTGCGGTATAATCCATGTTAAGCCAAATTTTATCATCTTCATCTCTATGAATAAACAACACTTTTCCTTTAGTTAAATTTTTAAATAGTTCGTTTTTGATAATGTAAACTACTTGTTCTAAATCTTTGGCTTTTCCAATTAATAGTTCAGGATACATATGTCGTCCCGTATGAATTAAACGCATGGTTCCACCAATAGATTTTATTGTTGCAGCCATTAAAATTGCATGATCATCACAATCTCCTGAAAAATAAGTTAAACTTTCGCTAGCATTGGCAAAATATTCGTCTGTTTTAGGATCATTAACATAATTCCATCTCGAATTAATTTCAGTAAATACAGCAAAATATTGAATATATTTTCTGTTTTCTGGTTGAAGTTTAGCCTCTTTTTTAAAATGTTTATTTACACAATACAAAGCAAAATTTCTAACTTTTGGATTCAAATAATCGACACTTTCTTCAACCCGTTTTTTATTTGGAAACGGAAGCAAGGTATTTGGTTTTACAGCTTCATTTTCATAATTATCATCTGCATTATAAACGATTATTCTATAAGCATCAACAACCTTGAAAAAAGAATAATTACCTTCAAGTGATGCTATAATAAAAGTAGACAAATAAATTAAAAATGAAAGTATTAATTTTTTTCTAAATTTATAAACTAAATAGAAAAAAACAGAAAAAATTAACAAAAAAAGTACTATTTTATCAATTGGAATTTCCCAATTTAAATCAAAAATATTTTTCCTAAAAAAAACAAAAACCGGAATTGAAATTAAAAATGAAAGTACAATTACAATAGCAGTAGACCACCATTTATTTTCATAAATCGTCGTCTGCCATTGATTTAATTTCATTAGCAATTTACTCATGTTTTTAAAAAGAAAAAGGTATCAATTAAGATACCACTTTTGCATATTCTAATTTATTTTTTATCAAATTTAATTTAAAAAGTTGATTTTGAATTACATTAAATGTTTTTTCATCTAATTGTTTTTGGGACCAATGGGTTTTAGATAACCATAATTGAATATCTTCCAACTTTTGGCCGTAGCGTTCCGCTAAATTTCGATCAATACTTGGAATGAATTTAAATTCTTCAGTTGTAGTATTAATTATGTCTAAAATTTGTTCAACTATTGTCTTATTGTTAGCTAGGAATTCATTTCGAACCGCAATTACAAAACACGGCCATGGAGTAGGGCATTCTCCAATTCTTTTAAATATTCCATTATCTACCAATGGTTTAGTGGTGAATTTTTCCCACATGAAATAAGCCGCTTTTCCTGTTGAAAGTGCATCAATTGCCCCATCAACATTATTCACAATTTCAAATTCTAAATTTGCTGTATTCCAATTTTGTTTCTCGGCATTAACAACCGCCATTAAATGGGAACCAGAGCCTGGTCTACTTATAGCCACTTTAGTATTTTCTAAATCTGAAACAGTGGAATAGGAAGCATTTTTATCAACATGAATTCCCCAAATCAATGGAGATTGCACATATTGTTGAATAATACTACTCTCATTGCCATCAGTAATGTCTTTAACAATACCTTCTGTTAAAATTATAGCTAAATCGGTCTCATTATTTCGAAGCATTTGACACATTTTCCCAGTACCTTCAGGAACATCAGTCCATTGAACATCCAAACCAACTTCTTCAAATTCGCCACTTTCAATACACAAATGCCAAGGTAAATTGAAATGCTCTGGAACACCAGCTATTCTGATTGTTTTCATATTTTATTTTTATAATCTGATTGTAACAATTGCCACCATTTCCAAATAACGCCTTCTTTATCTGGATATTCTTCTTTAAAGTTAAATCCAACTTTATTTAATACCTGATTAGACGCACCATTTTGAGCATGTGTGTATGCATTAAGTTCGTCAATACGCATTGTTTGAAAAGCATAATTTAACCAAGCTAAAGATGCTTCAGTTGCAATTCCTTTATTCCAAAATTTTTCATTTAATCGATAGCCATAATCATAGAAATTAGTATTTCCATTTTCTACATGATCAGTTACAAATTTTAAACCCGTCCAACCTACAAATTCTCCGGTTTCCTTCAATACAGTTGCAAATCTTCCTATACCATTATCTACATATTGTTTTTGAACAAATTCAATAATCTGAATTGTTTCTGAAATATCCTTTGTTGGATTTTGCCATAAATATTGATGTACATTCGGATTATTATCCATAGCAAACATCGCTTCTGCATCAGAAATTTCCAAAGGTCGAAGTATTAATCGTGGTGTTTCAATATTTAAAATCATTTGTTAGTTTTTTCAATATAAATTATAAGTATAAAAATTGTAATTAAAAAAGTAAAACCATTTTTAGTTCTTACAGTAAAACCATTATTGTCTTTTTCATCTGAATCAATATCTAAATAATAATTTATATTTTTTTGAAACTTATCATTTAATGGAAAATTCAAAATTTGAAAATATAGCCATCGTAAAACTCCACCAAATCCATAAACAAATTGTTGTAATAAATACCCCATTTATTCAACCAACTTCATCAATGTATATTCAATTAATTGATCGACAGTTTTATATGGATCTTCACTAAATGTACCATTTGCTCTATTGGCAATAATTGCATTTAACGACAAACATTGATGTCCTAATAATTTCC is a window of Flavobacterium indicum GPTSA100-9 = DSM 17447 DNA encoding:
- the ung gene encoding uracil-DNA glycosylase — translated: MLDCTIENSWKSFFDTETPKDYFKKIEQNVLSEYENHICFPPKELIFNAFHQCDLSNLKVVILGQDPYHGTGEAHGLAFSVLEGIAIPPSLKNIFIEIQNSQNAVFFPTSGNLEHWAKQGVLLLNATLTVRKDLANSHKHIPWQQFTDRVIEYISKEKEDIIFLLWGSFAQKKKKLIDTTKHVVLESGHPSPLSANRGLWFGNNHFNLTNEILKKQGKPEIEW
- a CDS encoding transglutaminase-like domain-containing protein — encoded protein: MSKLLMKLNQWQTTIYENKWWSTAIVIVLSFLISIPVFVFFRKNIFDLNWEIPIDKIVLFLLIFSVFFYLVYKFRKKLILSFLIYLSTFIIASLEGNYSFFKVVDAYRIIVYNADDNYENEAVKPNTLLPFPNKKRVEESVDYLNPKVRNFALYCVNKHFKKEAKLQPENRKYIQYFAVFTEINSRWNYVNDPKTDEYFANASESLTYFSGDCDDHAILMAATIKSIGGTMRLIHTGRHMYPELLIGKAKDLEQVVYIIKNELFKNLTKGKVLFIHRDEDDKIWLNMDYTAHYPGGPFLGEEILGILRL
- a CDS encoding substrate-binding domain-containing protein; this translates as MKTIRIAGVPEHFNLPWHLCIESGEFEEVGLDVQWTDVPEGTGKMCQMLRNNETDLAIILTEGIVKDITDGNESSIIQQYVQSPLIWGIHVDKNASYSTVSDLENTKVAISRPGSGSHLMAVVNAEKQNWNTANLEFEIVNNVDGAIDALSTGKAAYFMWEKFTTKPLVDNGIFKRIGECPTPWPCFVIAVRNEFLANNKTIVEQILDIINTTTEEFKFIPSIDRNLAERYGQKLEDIQLWLSKTHWSQKQLDEKTFNVIQNQLFKLNLIKNKLEYAKVVS
- a CDS encoding GNAT family N-acetyltransferase; protein product: MILNIETPRLILRPLEISDAEAMFAMDNNPNVHQYLWQNPTKDISETIQIIEFVQKQYVDNGIGRFATVLKETGEFVGWTGLKFVTDHVENGNTNFYDYGYRLNEKFWNKGIATEASLAWLNYAFQTMRIDELNAYTHAQNGASNQVLNKVGFNFKEEYPDKEGVIWKWWQLLQSDYKNKI